From Paraglaciecola sp. L1A13:
GCGGATCCGGCGATAAGCATCTGCTGAGCGCTTAAGAATTTCATCAGATACTGCAATTTCGCTTCGATAATCCGTTGACGCCACCCATAAACGTAAAATATCTGCGCCAAGCTTATTGGTAACCTGTTGAGGTGCAACAGTATTGCCCAAAGACTTAGACATCTTTTTGCCCTTACCATCAACGGTAAAACCGTGAGTAAGCACTTGCTTATAAGGTGCATGACCTTTGGTGGCGACCGAGGTGATTAATGAAGACATAAACCAGCCACGATGTTGATCTGAGCCTTCTAAATATAAGTCTGCAGAAGCAGGAATATCATCTCGTTTATCAACCACAAAGTAATGGCTAACGCCGGAGTCGAACCATACATCCAAGGTATCAAGTACTTTAACAAATGTATCTGCATCATCGCCCAGCATCTCGTGGGTATCAATATCCCACCATGCTTGAATTCCTTTGGTTTCAACGAGCTTGGCAACTTGTTCAATAAGAACATTGGTATTAGGATGCAACTCACCTGTGTCTTTGTGCACAAACAACGCAATCGGTACGCCCCAAGTACGCTGGCGTGAAATACACCAATCAGGGCGGCCTGCCACCATGCTTTCAATGCGGTTTTCGCCCCATTCAGGGATCCATTCTGTCTTGTGAATTTCTTCAATCGACGCTTTACGCAAGCCATTTTTGTCCATGCTGATAAACCATTGTGGCGTCGCACGGAAAATTAACGGCGTTTTATGTCGCCAGCAATGAGGATAGCTGTGACTGTACTTATAATAATGTACCAAAGCGCCGCACTCTCTGAGCACCTCAACTACATGATCGTTGGCTTTAAATACATGCTCACCGGCAAATATTTCAGTGCCCTCTAAGTACACGCCATTGGCGCCAACAGGGTTAGCCACTTCAAGGTTATATTGACGACCCACATTAAAATCTTCTACGCCGTGGCCTGGTGCTGTATGCACACAGCCAGTACCTGATTCAGTGGTCACATGGTCGCCTAGAATAAGCGGGACGTTAAAGTCATAAAACGGATGCTTTACTTGCATATTCTCAAGGGCTTGGCCTAACGTAACGCCTAATACTTTGCTGTTTTCAAAACCAAAACGTTTGAGGCACTCTTCGAGCAAATCGGTCGCTATCACTAAGCGCTCAGAGCCGTTATCAGACTGTACTTGCACCAAACTGTATTCGAGTTCTGGGTTCAAGGCTATCGCACGGTTCGCGGGGAGCGTCCATGGTGTAGTTGTCCAAATAACTACCGAAATAGTGCCTTCACCCAAATCAGCTCCGGTAGCATCAAATTTCGCGCTAAAGCTGGCTTCGTCGGCAACGTTAAAACGCACATCAATCGACGGTGATACCTTATCCTGATACTCCACTTCAGCTTCCGCTAAAGCTGAGCCACAATCTGTACACCAATGAACGGGCTTAAAGCCTTTTTCAAGGTGGCCTGAGCGTACGATATTGCCTAACTCACGAATGATGTTAGCTTCAGAGCTAAAGTCCATGGTTTTATAAGGATTATCCCATTCACCCAACACACCAAGACGGATAAAATCGGCCTTTTGACCAGAAATCTGCTTTTCCGCATATTCACGACATTTCTGTCTAAATTCTGCCGCAGTCACCTTCTTACCTGGTTTACCGACTTTCTTTTCAACCATCAGCTCGATAGGCAAGCCATGACAATCCCAACCTGGTATATAGGGAGCATCAAAGTCAGATAATGTCTTTGACTTAACAATCACATCTTTAAGAATCTTATTCACTGCGTGGCCAATATGAATATCGCCATTTGCGTAAGGAGGGCCATCATGCAAGATAAAAGGTGTTTTGCCTTTTTTAGCGTCGCGGATCTTGTAATACAACGCTTTATTAGTCCAGTCTTGCAGCATTTTAGGCTCGCGCTGAGCTAAGTTTCCACGCATGGGGAACTCAGTCTCAGGCAAATTCAAAGTATGTTTATAATCACTCATTGATTGCTAAATCCAAAATCGTCGTTATTTGTCATTAAATTTCAGTTAACCCCAAGCAATTGCTTTGCTTGCTCAGCGTCACGTTGTATTTGTTGCTTCAATTGTTCGAACGAATCGAACTTCACTTCGTTGCGTAATTTCGCTTTTATTGCCACCGAAATAAAGTGACCATAAAGATTGCCAGCAAAATGGAATATATGCACTTCTAACTGAGAGCGCTGGCCATTAACCGTCGGTCGCGTACCAATGTTCGCCACGCCATCATACATTGTACCCGCTATGTCAACTTGCACTGCAAACACACCATTGATGGGGGCATTACAGCGTTTCAGCAATAGATTGGCTGTGGGAAATCCAATTGTGCGACCTTTTTTATCCCCGTGCAGTACCTTGCCTGAAATAGTGAACGGGCGTCCCAGCATTTTTTCAGCTAATTCAAAGTTATCGTCACTTAACGCGGTGCGTACTTCAGTGGAACTAACTCGAAAATCTTCAAAACGAAAACTATGAGTACTCACCACACTAAAACCGCATTTTTGACCTTCTTTTTGTAGCATGGAAAAATCCCCTACTCGGCCTTTTCCAAAACGAAAGTCGTCTCCTACCACTAAAAACTTTACACCTAAATCGCCAACCAATAACTGCTCTACGAATTGTTCAGCGGTAAAAGAGGCAAAACGCTTATCAAACCTTAAGCATAGAAGCCGATCAACACCCAACGCTTTCAGCTGTACATACTTGTCACGTAGCAGACTTAGGCGAGCCGGCGCATCGTCAGGGGTAAATAGCTCTTCAGGTTGTGGTTCAAACACCATGACAGTAGCCGGAAGGCCAAGCTCTCGAGCCTTAACAACGACCTGACTCAGCACAGCTTGATGACCAAGATGAACACCGTCGAACTTACCAATTGTCAGTACACATCCTCGGTGCTTGTCACGAAGATTATGTAAACCACGGACTAATTCCACTTTGTTCCTCATTTGCAGCAGCTATTTCAAGGTTTTATCTCGAGCTGATACTGTTTGGCTAAAATTAAAGCGTCGGATTATAACGAACTAAACGCAGAGATACAGCCCGTTATAGGTGAGTTGGCATTAATTTACTTAAATTGCTTTTGACAACAGCTGTCTAGGACGAATACCCAGCAATAAAGCACTCACTAAAAAGACGCCCCCTGCCCCAGCGATCATAATAGCTAATTGCGTCATTTGCATCGACGGCGCCCATGCTAGCCAGTTTGCAATAGCAGGACGATAATAGAGTAATCCAGCGGCCATGATAAGTGAGGATACGCTCACTTTTGCTAAGAAAAACAAAGTACTAGGCGACACCTGATACACTCCTAAACGATGCAGCTTGCTATAAAGTAAGCCTGCATTCATCGTCGCAGACAAGCTAGTCGCGATGGCCAAGCCTAAATAACCGAAAGGGATAGCGAAGATTAAGTTAAACACCATATTTGCCCCCATACACCAAATGCCGTACTTAACAGGGGTTTTAGTATCTTGTCGTGAGAAAAATCCAGGTGCGAGCACTTTAATCAGCATAAAACTAAGTAAACCGGTGGCGTAAGCAATAAGACTATAAGAAGCCAATGTCGCATCCAATGCAGTAAATTCCCCGCGCTTAAAAAGCACAATCAACATCGGCTCTGCTAAAATCATCAAACCCGCTGCAGCCGGAATTCCCAGTAAACACACGATGCGCAATGCCCAGTCGATGTTGGCACTGAAAGCCTTGAGATCATTGGTGACATGGTTGCGTGATAATGTGGGCAGTATTACCGTTGCAATAGCAATACCGAATAATCCCAAGGGAAATTCTAGTAAACGGTCTGAGTAGTAAAGCCAACTAATAGAACCGGTCACCAAAAAACTAGCGATAAAGGTGTCAAATAATAAATTAATTTGACCGACTGAGACCCCAAATAATGCCGGGATCATCAACTTGCGCACTTTAGTCACCTTAGGGTCTGACCAACCCCATTGTGGCTTAACCAATAAACCAGCGCGATATAAAAAGGGCAACTGGAAAGCAAATTGCACTATGCCACCAATAAATACCCCCCATGCGAGAGCGAATCCAGGCTCTTCAAACGTGTCAGCCATGAAGATTGCACAACTGATAATCGCCACATTCAACAACACTGGCGTGAACGCCGATACCGCAAATTGATTCATTGTATTGAGTATCGCTCCCGTTAAACCCGCGAGAGAAATAAACATTAAATATGGAAAGGTTATTTTTAACATCAGCGAGGCAAGTTCAAACTTCGCACCTTGGGGTTCGTCGTTTAAATATTCGATAAACCAACCTGCACCAAAAAGCGCGGTGACCACAGGCGAGCCGATGACGCCGAAAAAGGTCACTACGGTCACAATGACCCCAAGTGTGCCTGATACCTTTGCAACGAATTGCTTCATTGCGTCTTTATCACCTTCGTTATTGACTTCCGTCAGTACCGGAATAAAAGCTTGTGCAAACGCTCCTTCTGCGAATAGGCGACGTAGAAAATTGGGGATTTTATTGGCGAAGAAAAACACATCGGCCGCCGCACCGGCGCCCATAAGGTTTGCAACGACTACATCTCTAACCAAACCTAATACGCGTGACAAAAAAGTCATACAACTGACGATTAATCCGGATTTCAATAAACGATTCGACACACTACTTCCTTACAAAACGACTAATCCGAATAACAAGACGGGCTATTATGCGCCAAGCCCTAAATAGTTAGAAGCACTCAAACAAAAAACAATTACAGCTTTGCAGCATATGATATTTACAAAGTCTAAAAGACAAGTAACTCAGTTAATTTGCAATCTTACCGCATTCAGTCTTCGCTCTGTGGGCGAACTCAGGTAGACTATGCACTGGCAGGTGCGAATGCCTATTAAACGTCGCCCATTTCGCTGATTGTGAAGTCAATTCAGATCCAGCATTACGATACCCTGATAATGTAAATGCTCTTTGCGCAATAAATACGCGAAAGCATTTGACAAACGCAGGTCTGATAGGCAAAATCCGCACCCTTGAATTTTGACTAGAATTTTTTGGGAGTTCCACTTGGCTAACATTAAGTCTGCTAAGAAACGTGCACTACAATCAGAAAGACGCCGCCAGCACAACGCTAGCCGTCGTTCTATGACACGTACATCTTTGAAGAAAGTACTTGCTGCAATCGCTTCTGGCGACAAAGCATCTGCTCAAGCTGCACTAGCAGCTGCAACACCTCTAATTGACCGTATGGCAACTAAAGGTTTAATCCATAAAAATAAAGCTGCTCGTCATAAGAGCCGTTTGTCTGCACAGATTAAAGCCTTAGCTTAATATTTGTTCAGAAGGTTTATTGTCAAAAAGCGCTTAGGCGCTTTTTTTGTGCCTGAAATTCCTGCACAGTAAATTGTGAGCGTGCAAATAAAAACGGCGTGATATCATGAATATCACGCCGTTTTTTATTCTTTATAAAGAATCACTGATTAGGCAAATTCGCCAACCAGAGATTCAATCCATTCGAGTGCTTCTTTTTCAGGCTCTAAGGTTTCACAAGCGTCAATTTTCAACATATCGGCAACCGGCTTACCCTGTAACTCAAGTAACAAGGCTTGTAATTGCTCACCTGCGCCGCAATATGAATCACAATAACTGCTGTCTCCTAACCCGATAACGGCAAATGGTTTTTGATCCATTAACGGAAACATATCTTTTAAATCAGAAACAAAAAATTCCAAATTAGGTGGTATGTCTCCCTGCCCCGTCGAGGAAGAAACAAAAATATAACTATCGCAACGTTTAAAATCATCTACGCTCGGGTCGTCATAAATCTCACTAACTAATTGCTTACTGGTGAGCAGCTCCTGCACTTGCTCAGCCACATGTTGGGCGTTACCGTAGACCGAACCAACAAAAATACCTACTTTACTCATACTCTGCTCTTCCATTACTAAAACAAAACTAGTTTACGCATTATTAAACGCTAAATCTAATCCTTCAGTTGCCGGCAACTGCCAACCCCATTGTGACATAAGGGTAGACATCCTTGGGTCAAAATCATTCACTATTATCAACTTTTCATGGCTAATTGGATGCTTAATAGTCATCTGCTGGCAGGTTAGCGCCAAACGATTAAATTCAAATTGCTCACGAACAAATTTATTATGTTTGCCGTCACCATGCGTGGTATCACCTAGTATGGGGTGATTGATATGGCACATGTGCCTGCGCAGTTGATGCTTGCGGCCTGTTTTAGGATGCAGCCGAACAAGCGTGTAGCGAGCTGATGGATAACGACTTACGGCAAATGGTAATTCAAAATGCTGCAATGGCACGTATTCCGTTTGTGCTTCTTGCGCGTCTTTGTCTTGCTTGGCGCGTTTATCAGCTATTTTATCAAGTTTTTCCTTGAGGGCGTAATCAATAGTTCCCGGCTCCTTGATATGCCCTCGAACAATTGCGAAATACGTTTTAGCGATATCATGCCCAGCAAATTGCTCCCCGAGTAATCGAGCCACGTCCGACGATAAAGCAAAAATAAGTACGCCAGAAGTAGGCCTATCCAAACGATGTACCGGAAATACGTGCTGACCGATTTGATCGCGTAACATTTGCATAGCAAACTGTGTTTCATGGCGGTCAATCATACTTCGATGCACCAACAAACCAGCAGGTTTATGTATAGCGACCACATAGTCATCTTGGTACAGAATTTTCAACATCATAAAAGCTTATCACTAAATAAATCGTCAATTTGTGTTATGACTACAAGCACATGAATACGCACAGGTTCACTTTTTTGTAATCCTTTGTACCATTCTTCAGCCATAGGCAATAGAGCCATGCTGGTTGGCAAAGGCCGCTGGAATTTGAGCATTTCAGTGAACTTGGGAATAAATATAAACTGTAGCCATTGCGCAAAATCCATTCGATCACAGGCGAAGGGAGCATCGCTTTGCATCGCCCATAATGAAGGGGGCGTTAACGACCAGTGTTGAGTGGTCTTTAGCGCCGATTCTAAACGATTTAATAAGCGCTGTATTTGGACTTCTGGGTCGCTACATGGCATGCTTTGGTACATATTTATTCTTCTCAAATTGGGTGTTAGTTCACCACATTCAGGGTATTTCCGCATATTTCGCGGCAGTTTATAGGTAAACATGAATCAAATCAGCTCCATCAGTGAATTTCTTCTCCATGCGGGAACAGAATATCGGGTATTTGATATGGGCAGAACCATTCGTAATATCGATAGCCAAACGTTTTTAGATATCGAGAACGCCAGTATTGCGGCGCCTTACCCTCGTCAACAACACGCTTGGTTTGGCATTATTTTTTATAGCCGTCAATTAAGTCGCGAACATTACATTTGGTTCGTTAAGTTGCCCTTAGATGAAAAAGGCTTAGTGATGACGGCTACCCGAGATCACTTTTTACAGATAATTACCGATGCCCTCGGAGCCCAGTTAGAGCGTAACAAAGAAGCACAAGGGCGTTTGCCAGAGAATCCGTATACTTTTGTGCCCAATCAGCAACAATTAGCTGACTTCAACAGTATTAGTCGAACTGCCCTTAATTTACCTCCTAGTGAATATTATTCAGAGGCACTGCGTTATTTTACTCAGCCACAAATGCATAACTGGCAAGAAGTCGCTTTACAAGGCATTGCCGATCTAGCGGCCAGCGTACGCCGCAAAGATGCAGCCCAACTCATCATTGACCATTTGCCGACTGTGGCCCCTCAAGTACAACAAGCGCTATTGTCGTCACTAGAGAATCATGCCATTGACAAACATTTAAGCCAACATTTAGTCAATTGGGCCGAACAAGACTTTAATAACTCATTGACCGTGCAATGGACTTTACGCGCCCTGAGCCAAAGTGTGGCTAAAACGGTGGTTCAGCACTTCATTCAACGTGTGCTTGATTCAGAATACGGTTCAAATGCAGATATCATGTTGTTAATCGCAGCACGACACTGGCCGTTATTGAGCAACGAAGACACTCTTAGACAATACATCAATCAACTTGCTGTGATCGATACCGAATTATGTGCCAGTTTATATAGTGATTTGGTTCAACTACCGGATATACGCTCGCAAATGCTTGCTGTGATCCGCTGGCCGGATAGATCCCCTGCCTTAACGCAAGTAATCGGACATCTATTCAGTGGGCAGCAGCAATGAATTTATTCGATTTAACACTATTTTTCATTATTCTATTAGTCATTTTTCAATTTTGGCGCATGCGTGCTATCACTGAAAAAGCTAACCAGCATTTACAACAATATTGCGAGAAACATGGTTTACAACTTATTAGTGTGGCACGGCACAAGACACGGATCGGCAGTTATCTTGGCAAGCTGGATTGGCAAAGCTGTTTTATTTTCGAGTTTTCGGGGAATGGAGAAAACAGTTATCAAGGCACACTAACCATGGCTGGTCAGCATATTTTGCAGGTAGAAACACCCGCTTACCGAGCCGATTAGGCAAACTAACCTTAAAGGCCAAATTTAAAACTTGTATTGGTAAAAATCATTTACCTCACAAACAGCAAAGCCACGGCCTGAACTAATTCAGGCCGTGGCTTTGCATAAAAAGCTGAAGGTCCTTCTGCGCGCTCCCTCGCAACAGCTAACTCACACAATCCGTGTCTTATCCTTCTGTCATTCATCCAGAATGCTGCACTTATCCTAAGTGGGTCCATTTCCTTGTTCGTCACTTTCCAAAGTGAATGCCGTCTTCCCGACCGCCGTCCTATTTGCTTCCAATGCGCCCAATTCCGTTTAAGCAACTCGTCCTGAGTATGTCCATTTCCTTGTGCTCAATATTGAGCGACTTGGTCCGTAAGTCTCCTTGTATCGTCCTTCTATCATTCATCCTGAATGATACACTCATCCTAAGTGGTTCCTTTTCCTTGTTCGTCACTTTCCAAAGTGAATGCCGTCTTCCCGACCGCCGTCCTATTTGCTTCCAATGCGCCCAATTCCGTTTAAGCAACTCGTCCTGAGTATGTCCATTTCCTTGTGCTCAATATTGAGCGACTTCTTCCAGAAGTCTCCTTGTCATCCTTGTTTCATTCGTCCAGAATGGGCACTCATCCTGAGTGTGTCCTTTTCCTTTTGCCCATTTCCAAATGGGTTGCTCGTACTGAGCCTATCCTGTTAATCCTTGTTACGGCTTAATCATTAAACCGTGTTGCTCTTCTTGAGCCTGTCCTAAGTCTTCCTTGTGTCGTCCTGACTCATCGTGTTTCCTTGTGACAGGACAAACTATATAACAATCAAAAATATTTTCGACATGCTTTTGTGACACTTGAGATACATTCATTAGACAAAAGTCTAATAAATAGCGCTATGTTGTTTGTTTACAACAACTTGCTTTATTAATAGAGAGAAAACGGACGGGATAAAATGACTTTGTCCTACAACCTTGTACGAGATCTCGTACAAGGTTGTAGGGAGATAGCCTACAAATAAAATTCAGCCTAGGTAACTAAATTAGGCAGTCATGCGAAAAGTTCATTTACGATTTCCTTTTTATGTAAATGAATATGACAAAATTAACGTCTATTGACGCTCACAAAACATTAAATGACCTGTGATATGCCCAGTTTCTAGCGCTTCAAGCATCTTATATCGACCATCCTCAAAGAAAGATAGGCATTTAGGCAGTGTCACATAAACACCAATCCCTTCACTACCGGCATCCTCTTTCATTACGCTATCAATAGCATTCATCAATATATGCCCTAACCCATAATGCTGATAATCAGGATGAACCCCAATAAAAGACAGCATGTGATAACGCTCAGCAGGGATGTGCTCTCGCACTTTGAGTTCTTTATCAACCATTTGCTTGGTGCCAAAATAGCCAGCGGTTAATAACATTTTCAGCCGCCAATGCCAGAAGCGACTAGGGCCAAACTCGGCATCGGGCCCTATTAAACACGCAACAGCCAGCAAGCGACTATCATCAAACAAACCAATCATTGGTTGTCTTGCTTGCCAAAAAGCGTTCAACTCTTCTCGGATAGCCGAGCGTAGGCGTGATTCATAGCCTTCTTTGTTAAACTGAAAAATATCCATAAACAAAGGATCGTCATGATAAGCCTGATATAAAATGGACGCGGCTATCTTTAAATCATCCGCGGCTAAATATACCGCTTTTATGTTATCCATATCAGGGGCGACAATGGTTTGAGATAATGGCATGCTGCTCTCTCCTAGGAGGTTTAAATTCACATAATATATTCATAATACATGTTAATATTTTGTAAAACGACATATAAGTCAATCATAAACCATTAAAATATCGGGAGTATTCAATGGAAAATTATCACACAACAATGAGCGACCTTTTCGAACAACTGGGTCTGGGTGGTCAAGAACGTGATATTGTAGCTTTCATTGACGAGCACAAGGGATTGCGCCAAGGCGTACATATAGAGGACGCAGAATTTTGGACAAAATCTCAAGCTGAATTTATTAGAAATGCATTACTAGAAGACGCAGAATGGGCAGAGTTGATCGATCAATTAAACACCCGAATTCGTTAAACTGAAGTTTAACGAGAATAACATCATGCTCTGGTAGAGCATGATGTTATCAATTTTTTTACTGGTTTAGCATACTTAAAGCCGAATCTCCCCAACCAATAAGCTTGTCGTTTTTCAACACTAACGGCGTACATTCATCTTTAGTCGTTACGCCATCATCGTCTTTACGCTGAGTGCGGTAATACAACACATGAAATTGATCATCACCTTTTTTCACTAACTCACTAAAATCAGCAATGCCCATCCGCTCCATAATTTGCCCAGCCGTCAAATTGGGTTGAAGCTGTGCGACTTCTTTGCGGTTGTCTTTTTCTTGTTTTTGCCAGTCAGAGTGATAGCCGTCGTACCCGTCCCCATCTACTGAAATTACACATCCAGATAATAACAACGATAACCCTAATGCACCGACAAGTAATCT
This genomic window contains:
- the rpsT gene encoding 30S ribosomal protein S20; amino-acid sequence: MANIKSAKKRALQSERRRQHNASRRSMTRTSLKKVLAAIASGDKASAQAALAAATPLIDRMATKGLIHKNKAARHKSRLSAQIKALA
- the murJ gene encoding murein biosynthesis integral membrane protein MurJ; protein product: MSNRLLKSGLIVSCMTFLSRVLGLVRDVVVANLMGAGAAADVFFFANKIPNFLRRLFAEGAFAQAFIPVLTEVNNEGDKDAMKQFVAKVSGTLGVIVTVVTFFGVIGSPVVTALFGAGWFIEYLNDEPQGAKFELASLMLKITFPYLMFISLAGLTGAILNTMNQFAVSAFTPVLLNVAIISCAIFMADTFEEPGFALAWGVFIGGIVQFAFQLPFLYRAGLLVKPQWGWSDPKVTKVRKLMIPALFGVSVGQINLLFDTFIASFLVTGSISWLYYSDRLLEFPLGLFGIAIATVILPTLSRNHVTNDLKAFSANIDWALRIVCLLGIPAAAGLMILAEPMLIVLFKRGEFTALDATLASYSLIAYATGLLSFMLIKVLAPGFFSRQDTKTPVKYGIWCMGANMVFNLIFAIPFGYLGLAIATSLSATMNAGLLYSKLHRLGVYQVSPSTLFFLAKVSVSSLIMAAGLLYYRPAIANWLAWAPSMQMTQLAIMIAGAGGVFLVSALLLGIRPRQLLSKAI
- a CDS encoding DUF3549 family protein, translated to MNQISSISEFLLHAGTEYRVFDMGRTIRNIDSQTFLDIENASIAAPYPRQQHAWFGIIFYSRQLSREHYIWFVKLPLDEKGLVMTATRDHFLQIITDALGAQLERNKEAQGRLPENPYTFVPNQQQLADFNSISRTALNLPPSEYYSEALRYFTQPQMHNWQEVALQGIADLAASVRRKDAAQLIIDHLPTVAPQVQQALLSSLENHAIDKHLSQHLVNWAEQDFNNSLTVQWTLRALSQSVAKTVVQHFIQRVLDSEYGSNADIMLLIAARHWPLLSNEDTLRQYINQLAVIDTELCASLYSDLVQLPDIRSQMLAVIRWPDRSPALTQVIGHLFSGQQQ
- a CDS encoding DUF2789 family protein yields the protein MENYHTTMSDLFEQLGLGGQERDIVAFIDEHKGLRQGVHIEDAEFWTKSQAEFIRNALLEDAEWAELIDQLNTRIR
- a CDS encoding YqcC family protein; this encodes MYQSMPCSDPEVQIQRLLNRLESALKTTQHWSLTPPSLWAMQSDAPFACDRMDFAQWLQFIFIPKFTEMLKFQRPLPTSMALLPMAEEWYKGLQKSEPVRIHVLVVITQIDDLFSDKLL
- a CDS encoding DUF3301 domain-containing protein, with protein sequence MNLFDLTLFFIILLVIFQFWRMRAITEKANQHLQQYCEKHGLQLISVARHKTRIGSYLGKLDWQSCFIFEFSGNGENSYQGTLTMAGQHILQVETPAYRAD
- the ileS gene encoding isoleucine--tRNA ligase, with amino-acid sequence MSDYKHTLNLPETEFPMRGNLAQREPKMLQDWTNKALYYKIRDAKKGKTPFILHDGPPYANGDIHIGHAVNKILKDVIVKSKTLSDFDAPYIPGWDCHGLPIELMVEKKVGKPGKKVTAAEFRQKCREYAEKQISGQKADFIRLGVLGEWDNPYKTMDFSSEANIIRELGNIVRSGHLEKGFKPVHWCTDCGSALAEAEVEYQDKVSPSIDVRFNVADEASFSAKFDATGADLGEGTISVVIWTTTPWTLPANRAIALNPELEYSLVQVQSDNGSERLVIATDLLEECLKRFGFENSKVLGVTLGQALENMQVKHPFYDFNVPLILGDHVTTESGTGCVHTAPGHGVEDFNVGRQYNLEVANPVGANGVYLEGTEIFAGEHVFKANDHVVEVLRECGALVHYYKYSHSYPHCWRHKTPLIFRATPQWFISMDKNGLRKASIEEIHKTEWIPEWGENRIESMVAGRPDWCISRQRTWGVPIALFVHKDTGELHPNTNVLIEQVAKLVETKGIQAWWDIDTHEMLGDDADTFVKVLDTLDVWFDSGVSHYFVVDKRDDIPASADLYLEGSDQHRGWFMSSLITSVATKGHAPYKQVLTHGFTVDGKGKKMSKSLGNTVAPQQVTNKLGADILRLWVASTDYRSEIAVSDEILKRSADAYRRIRNTSRFLLANLTGFDPKTDLVPFSEMVELDKWAVSRAHTIQAEIIKAYEDYDMLVVTQKLMQFCSIEMGSFYLDIIKDRQYTAKSDSHARRSCQSALYHIVEALVRWMAPITSFTAQEIWQEMPWQEDEFVFTGSWYTGLSAQADTTEFSDAFWQQVLAVKDEVNRTIELARKEGTIGGSLEAEVKIYATAELANLLAKLKDEARFVFITSSASVEQVDSKPADATETEVPGLWLHISASEGKKCARCWHHREDVGSDETHPELCKRCVTNVDGEGETRAYA
- a CDS encoding GNAT family N-acetyltransferase; its protein translation is MPLSQTIVAPDMDNIKAVYLAADDLKIAASILYQAYHDDPLFMDIFQFNKEGYESRLRSAIREELNAFWQARQPMIGLFDDSRLLAVACLIGPDAEFGPSRFWHWRLKMLLTAGYFGTKQMVDKELKVREHIPAERYHMLSFIGVHPDYQHYGLGHILMNAIDSVMKEDAGSEGIGVYVTLPKCLSFFEDGRYKMLEALETGHITGHLMFCERQ
- the truC gene encoding tRNA pseudouridine(65) synthase TruC, whose amino-acid sequence is MMLKILYQDDYVVAIHKPAGLLVHRSMIDRHETQFAMQMLRDQIGQHVFPVHRLDRPTSGVLIFALSSDVARLLGEQFAGHDIAKTYFAIVRGHIKEPGTIDYALKEKLDKIADKRAKQDKDAQEAQTEYVPLQHFELPFAVSRYPSARYTLVRLHPKTGRKHQLRRHMCHINHPILGDTTHGDGKHNKFVREQFEFNRLALTCQQMTIKHPISHEKLIIVNDFDPRMSTLMSQWGWQLPATEGLDLAFNNA
- a CDS encoding flavodoxin domain-containing protein, with the protein product MSKVGIFVGSVYGNAQHVAEQVQELLTSKQLVSEIYDDPSVDDFKRCDSYIFVSSSTGQGDIPPNLEFFVSDLKDMFPLMDQKPFAVIGLGDSSYCDSYCGAGEQLQALLLELQGKPVADMLKIDACETLEPEKEALEWIESLVGEFA
- the ribF gene encoding bifunctional riboflavin kinase/FAD synthetase, translated to MELVRGLHNLRDKHRGCVLTIGKFDGVHLGHQAVLSQVVVKARELGLPATVMVFEPQPEELFTPDDAPARLSLLRDKYVQLKALGVDRLLCLRFDKRFASFTAEQFVEQLLVGDLGVKFLVVGDDFRFGKGRVGDFSMLQKEGQKCGFSVVSTHSFRFEDFRVSSTEVRTALSDDNFELAEKMLGRPFTISGKVLHGDKKGRTIGFPTANLLLKRCNAPINGVFAVQVDIAGTMYDGVANIGTRPTVNGQRSQLEVHIFHFAGNLYGHFISVAIKAKLRNEVKFDSFEQLKQQIQRDAEQAKQLLGVN
- a CDS encoding DUF3192 domain-containing protein codes for the protein MKPRLLVGALGLSLLLSGCVISVDGDGYDGYHSDWQKQEKDNRKEVAQLQPNLTAGQIMERMGIADFSELVKKGDDQFHVLYYRTQRKDDDGVTTKDECTPLVLKNDKLIGWGDSALSMLNQ